A window from Corynebacterium urealyticum DSM 7109 encodes these proteins:
- the gatB gene encoding Asp-tRNA(Asn)/Glu-tRNA(Gln) amidotransferase subunit GatB produces MTAQLYDYSDDVMDFDEVLERFEPVMGMEVHVELSTNTKMFSTSTAAFGGDPNTHVDPCSLGLPGALPVVNKQGVEWAIKIGLALNCKIAPYSRFARKNYFYPDQPKNYQISQYDEPIAYDGYLDVVLDDGTEWRVEIERAHMEEDTGKLTHLGGASGRIHGATASLVDCNRAGVPLIEIVTKPIEGAGERAPEIARAYVTALRDLVKALGVSNARMDQGSMRVDSNLSLREKGSTEFGTRTETKNINSLRSVEQAVRFEMQRHAACLVNGVEIQQETRHYQEDGTTSKGRPKESMADYRYFNDPDLPPVLAPEEWVEEIRATLPEMPWIRRARIQKEWGLPDAEMRDLVNAGALDLIVETTEAGADPADARSWWVAYLAQKANEQGVELEQLDITPAQVARIIELVKEGKLTTKLARQAVDGVLAGEGDVDQVVKDRGLEVVRDDGAIEAAVDEALAANPDIVEKYRAGNKKVTGAIVGAVMKATKGKADPAQVNKLIAEKLN; encoded by the coding sequence ATGACTGCGCAGTTGTATGACTATTCCGACGATGTGATGGATTTCGATGAAGTGCTGGAGCGCTTCGAACCCGTGATGGGAATGGAGGTCCACGTCGAGCTGTCCACGAACACCAAGATGTTCTCCACCTCGACCGCGGCCTTCGGCGGGGATCCGAATACCCACGTGGACCCGTGCAGCCTGGGTCTGCCGGGCGCACTGCCGGTCGTTAACAAGCAGGGCGTGGAGTGGGCCATCAAGATCGGACTTGCGCTCAACTGCAAGATCGCGCCGTACTCCCGTTTCGCGCGCAAGAATTACTTCTACCCGGACCAGCCGAAGAACTACCAGATCAGCCAGTACGACGAGCCGATCGCCTACGACGGCTACCTGGACGTCGTCCTTGATGACGGCACCGAGTGGCGCGTCGAGATCGAGCGCGCCCACATGGAGGAGGACACCGGCAAGCTGACCCACCTCGGTGGCGCCTCCGGCCGTATTCACGGTGCGACGGCCTCCTTGGTGGACTGCAACCGCGCCGGCGTGCCGTTGATTGAGATCGTCACGAAGCCAATCGAGGGCGCCGGCGAGCGGGCCCCGGAGATCGCCCGCGCCTACGTCACCGCGCTGCGCGACCTGGTCAAGGCTCTTGGCGTGTCCAACGCGCGCATGGACCAGGGCTCCATGCGCGTGGACTCGAACCTCTCCCTGCGCGAGAAGGGCAGCACGGAGTTCGGTACCCGCACCGAGACCAAGAACATCAACTCCCTGCGCTCCGTGGAGCAGGCCGTGCGCTTCGAGATGCAGCGTCACGCCGCGTGCCTCGTCAACGGCGTGGAGATCCAGCAGGAGACCCGCCACTACCAAGAGGATGGCACCACCTCGAAGGGCCGTCCGAAGGAGTCGATGGCGGACTACCGTTACTTCAACGACCCGGACCTGCCGCCGGTGCTCGCGCCGGAGGAGTGGGTCGAGGAGATCCGCGCGACCCTGCCGGAGATGCCGTGGATCCGTCGCGCCCGTATCCAGAAGGAGTGGGGCCTGCCGGATGCGGAGATGCGTGACCTCGTCAACGCTGGCGCGCTCGACCTGATTGTTGAGACCACCGAGGCTGGCGCGGATCCGGCGGATGCCCGCAGCTGGTGGGTGGCCTACCTGGCGCAGAAGGCTAACGAGCAGGGTGTGGAGCTCGAGCAGCTCGACATCACCCCAGCGCAGGTCGCCCGCATCATCGAGCTGGTTAAGGAAGGCAAGCTGACCACCAAGCTCGCCCGCCAGGCCGTGGACGGCGTGCTGGCAGGGGAGGGTGACGTTGACCAGGTGGTCAAGGATCGTGGCCTGGAGGTCGTCCGCGACGACGGCGCGATCGAGGCCGCTGTCGACGAGGCCTTGGCAGCAAACCCGGACATCGTGGAGAAGTACCGCGCGGGTAATAAGAAGGTCACCGGTGCGATTGTGGGCGCCGTGATGAAGGCCACCAAGGGCAAGGCTGACCCGGCACAGGTCAACAAGCTGATCGCCGAGAAGCTGAACTAG